The Felis catus isolate Fca126 chromosome X, F.catus_Fca126_mat1.0, whole genome shotgun sequence genome includes a region encoding these proteins:
- the PIN4 gene encoding peptidyl-prolyl cis-trans isomerase NIMA-interacting 4 isoform X2: MVSSKWGKLESEADVKDPVELERSGAPGSLSLLTSDFGSGGAASGSDSSDKKAQGPKGGGNAVKVRHILCEKHGKIMEAMEKLKSGMRFNEVAIQYSEDKARQGGDLGWMTRGTMVGPFQEAAFALPISGLDKPVFTDPPVKTKFGYHIIMVEGRK; this comes from the exons atggtttcttcaAAATGGGGAAAACTTGAGAGTGAGGCTGACGTAAAGGATCCGGTAGAGTTAGAGAG gagtggggcacctgggtcgctcagtctgttaacatccgacttcggctcag ggggagcagcctctgggagtgACAGTTCTGACAAGAAGGCTCAGGGTCCCAAAGGTGGTGGCAATGCAGTAAAG GTCAGACACATTCTGTGTGAAAAACATGGGAAAATCATGGAAGCCATGGAAAAGTTGAAGTCTGGAATGAGATTCAATGAAGTGGCCATACAGTATAGTGAAGATAAAGCCAGGCAAGGG gGTGACTTGGGTTGGATGACCAGAGGTACCATGGTGGGACCATTTCAAGAAGCAGCATTTGCCTTGCCCATAAGTGGGCTGGATAAGCCTGTGTTTACAGACCCTCCGGTTAAGACAAAATTTGGATATCATATTATTATGgttgaagggagaaaataa
- the PIN4 gene encoding peptidyl-prolyl cis-trans isomerase NIMA-interacting 4 isoform X1: MPPKGKSRSGKGGKGGAASGSDSSDKKAQGPKGGGNAVKVRHILCEKHGKIMEAMEKLKSGMRFNEVAIQYSEDKARQGGDLGWMTRGTMVGPFQEAAFALPISGLDKPVFTDPPVKTKFGYHIIMVEGRK, translated from the exons ATGCCGCCCAAGGGAAAAAGCCGTTCCGGGAAAGGGGGGAAAG ggggagcagcctctgggagtgACAGTTCTGACAAGAAGGCTCAGGGTCCCAAAGGTGGTGGCAATGCAGTAAAG GTCAGACACATTCTGTGTGAAAAACATGGGAAAATCATGGAAGCCATGGAAAAGTTGAAGTCTGGAATGAGATTCAATGAAGTGGCCATACAGTATAGTGAAGATAAAGCCAGGCAAGGG gGTGACTTGGGTTGGATGACCAGAGGTACCATGGTGGGACCATTTCAAGAAGCAGCATTTGCCTTGCCCATAAGTGGGCTGGATAAGCCTGTGTTTACAGACCCTCCGGTTAAGACAAAATTTGGATATCATATTATTATGgttgaagggagaaaataa